The following are encoded in a window of Chloracidobacterium sp. genomic DNA:
- a CDS encoding carboxypeptidase-like regulatory domain-containing protein, with translation MGNRKPTPPNILPAGTPALSECMRYLIGGFLLSLVLLAAGPATVAASKRSEGCRVTGVIMDSHGTPIAHAVVSLLRDGNDQEVVVTTASDRNGRFTLSRLSPGLYRLLAAARGFQTLMTERLTLTPGDATPMRLTLRPAPDAKTSGVNPVKYQNRRHRSIFNAAPAAAASASPSLQTTFLAGSPGYSAQAVAEVRPGLEVGALLRRDWAGRNTMVGGAVRYVTDQHQVIVRMATDRITLANLSPDEAPPAPPVFFRRTTTQAADAWQVTEALQLVYGFDYIQMGRAQATAWQPRVAAHWRPCPSLHFHTALTADGRATPDWVGAEGVLFAEDFPTPPTPAAGDADGLVATRALRAEFGVAWRFSPKVTAQTFAYQDWLDGRAWPAAAQMAARMNGRAQGGGGVVAYRPHHRLTISTAYAAGRAPAVAPDSGSRTATTYHVVAVVAETFLPATGTRLSIGYRGATGAAVHAIDPLTARLPWTESGLSFAFVQALPAWLTPLGRWEAVVEGRNLDERRGEITGLSAQFGLPYRRLVRGGLRVRF, from the coding sequence ATGGGCAATCGCAAGCCGACGCCGCCAAACATCCTACCTGCCGGGACGCCGGCGCTTAGCGAGTGCATGCGATACCTCATTGGCGGTTTTCTCCTGAGCCTTGTGTTGTTGGCGGCCGGCCCAGCGACGGTTGCGGCAAGCAAGCGCTCTGAAGGCTGCCGTGTGACTGGCGTCATTATGGACTCCCACGGAACGCCCATCGCGCATGCTGTTGTTTCTCTGCTCCGCGATGGGAACGACCAGGAGGTGGTGGTGACGACGGCGAGCGACCGCAATGGACGGTTCACTCTGTCACGCCTGTCGCCTGGCCTCTATCGCCTGCTAGCGGCAGCGCGCGGCTTTCAAACGCTGATGACGGAGCGCTTGACGCTGACACCAGGCGACGCCACGCCGATGCGCCTGACGCTTCGCCCGGCGCCGGACGCGAAAACCTCTGGCGTTAACCCGGTCAAGTACCAGAACCGGCGTCACCGCAGTATTTTCAACGCCGCCCCGGCCGCCGCTGCCTCGGCGTCGCCTTCTCTTCAGACAACCTTCCTAGCGGGTTCTCCGGGATACAGCGCCCAAGCCGTGGCGGAAGTTCGTCCGGGACTCGAAGTCGGCGCGCTGTTGCGCCGCGACTGGGCCGGTAGGAACACCATGGTCGGCGGCGCGGTGCGGTACGTGACCGACCAGCACCAAGTCATTGTCCGAATGGCAACCGACCGCATCACGCTAGCCAACCTGTCCCCTGATGAAGCCCCGCCCGCTCCGCCTGTCTTTTTCCGCCGCACTACGACGCAAGCGGCGGACGCTTGGCAAGTCACCGAAGCGCTACAACTGGTGTATGGTTTTGACTACATCCAGATGGGGCGAGCGCAGGCGACCGCTTGGCAACCACGGGTGGCGGCGCACTGGCGGCCATGCCCCAGCCTGCATTTTCACACGGCGTTGACCGCCGACGGCCGAGCGACGCCGGACTGGGTTGGCGCAGAAGGGGTGTTGTTCGCCGAGGATTTCCCAACGCCGCCAACGCCGGCGGCGGGTGACGCGGACGGACTGGTTGCAACGCGCGCCCTGCGGGCGGAATTCGGCGTCGCCTGGCGGTTTTCCCCTAAGGTAACCGCCCAAACGTTTGCTTATCAAGATTGGCTTGATGGACGCGCTTGGCCGGCGGCGGCACAGATGGCCGCTCGCATGAACGGCCGGGCGCAGGGGGGCGGTGGCGTGGTCGCTTACCGTCCACACCATCGCCTGACCATCTCCACCGCCTACGCCGCCGGGCGAGCGCCGGCCGTCGCGCCGGACAGCGGTTCCCGCACGGCGACAACCTACCATGTGGTCGCCGTCGTGGCGGAGACCTTCCTGCCGGCTACAGGTACTCGTCTGAGCATTGGCTACCGGGGAGCCACTGGCGCGGCGGTTCATGCCATTGATCCCTTGACGGCGCGATTGCCGTGGACGGAATCAGGGTTAAGCTTTGCTTTTGTCCAGGCGCTTCCCGCGTGGCTGACGCCGCTTGGTCGCTGGGAAGCTGTCGTTGAGGGGCGAAACCTAGATGAACGCCGGGGCGAGATCACGGGACTGAGCGCGCAGTTCGGTTTGCCCTACCGCCGGTTGGTGCGGGGCGGGCTGCGGGTTCGTTTCTGA